The Benincasa hispida cultivar B227 chromosome 11, ASM972705v1, whole genome shotgun sequence genome has a segment encoding these proteins:
- the LOC120090658 gene encoding protein PELPK1-like — MGSSKFLIIAFMATLALSSIDLGQAARHLLQTAPPLVPNLPVIPTGIPPLPTLPNPTTLPNLPQPTLPKVNLPPLPSGLALPPLPTMALPNFPSIPTIPTSFPSIPFLSPPPATSSSP; from the coding sequence atggGTTCTTCCAAGTTCTTGATCATTGCCTTCATGGCTACTTTGGCTCTTTCGAGCATCGACCTCGGCCAAGCTGCCCGCCATCTTTTGCAAACGGCTCCGCCCTTGGTGCCAAACCTTCCGGTGATTCCAACCGGGATACCGCCGTTGCCGACCTTGCCAAACCCTACTACTCTTCCAAATTTACCACAACCCACCTTGCCTAAAGTTAATCTCCCTCCGCTTCCGAGCGGGCTAGCGCTGCCACCGCTCCCGACAATGGCACTTCCGAACTTCCCGTCAATCCCTACCATTCCAACTTCATTTCCTTCCATCCCATTTTTATCTCCTCCTCCTGCAACTTCTTCTTCCCCATAA
- the LOC120090659 gene encoding RNA-binding protein 12-like, with amino-acid sequence MASSKYLMIIAFMAILVFSTIDTGRAARHLLQTAPPNMPGFPSLPKPTALPPLPPLPTGPGMPSIPNLPQPTLPSSLPKLPPLPSFPGNIPVTGVTLPPLPTTSLPTLPSIPTTFPSIPFLTPPPATTSSP; translated from the coding sequence ATGGCCTCTTCCAAGTACTTGATGATCATAGCTTTCATGGCTATTTTGGTGTTTTCAACCATCGACACCGGCCGAGCTGCTCGTCATCTCTTGCAAACCGCTCCGCCGAACATGCCAGGGTTTCCGTCATTGCCTAAACCGACTGCACTACCGCCTCTACCACCTTTGCCGACGGGACCGGGAATGCCCTCTATTCCAAATCTCCCACAACCAACATTGCCTTCTTCTCTCCCTAAATTACCTCCACTTCCAAGTTTCCCCGGAAACATCCCGGTCACCGGAGTGACACTGCCTCCGCTCCCGACAACTTCACTTCCGACTTTACCTTCCATTCCAACGACTTTCCCGTCTATCCCTTTCCTCACTCCGCCCCCGGCCACCACCTCTTCACCTTGA
- the LOC120090661 gene encoding protein PELPK1-like, producing the protein MASFNYFILAVMVALTFSSVDAARTTRHLLQTIPNFPPLPPMPSLPLPALPNPMTGPSIPSIPNLPQPSLPKLTLPPLPSFPTSIPTKVALPPLSTASLPNLPSLPSIPTTLPSSLPFFPPPPATSSP; encoded by the coding sequence ATGGCTTCTTTCAACTACTTCATCCTTGCCGTCATGGTTGCTTTGACATTTTCAAGCGTCGATGCTGCTCGAACTACTCGACATCTTCTGCAGACAATTCCAAATTTTCCACCTCTGCCGCCAATGCCATCGCTACCATTGCCAGCCTTGCCGAACCCTATGACCGGTCCGAGTATTCCATCCATCCCAAACTTACCACAACCTTCGCTCCCTAAGCTTACACTTCCTCCACTTCCAAGCTTCCCCACAAGCATCCCCACCAAAGTAGCGTTGCCTCCTCTCTCGACAGCTTCACTTCCGAACTTGCCATCCCTCCCGTCAATCCCGACTACACTTCCGTCGTCGCTCCCATTCTTCCCTCCTCCACCTGCAACTTCTTCTCCTTGA
- the LOC120089737 gene encoding beta carbonic anhydrase 5, chloroplastic isoform X1: MEIALSGSSVSQSLFSSSSSFSFQQRQRSFFKTPDIFEFKLKTRKMEHTHLKLSTTVNCCSGLTQEVESNKMNVVIETKKRQDVFEEIKHRFLSFKRNTYMKNLEHFQRLSDAQSPKFLVISCADSRVCPSNVLGFQPGEAFLVRNIANLVIPFENGPTETQAALQFSVNTLEVENIFVIGHSCCGGIRALMSMKDEKPSCFITNWVINGKNAKIRTKASASTLNFDQQCKHCEKESLNNSLLNLLTYPWIEEKVKKGSLSIHGGYYDFVDCTFEKWTLDYEASSFKEETRRLAVKNREFWS; encoded by the exons ATGGAAATTGCTCTTTCTGGTTCTTCAGTTTCACAGTctctattttcctcttcttcttccttttcttttcagcaGCGGCAGAGGAGCTTCTTCAAGACCCCAGAT ATCTTTGAGTTTAAGctgaaaacaagaaaaatggAGCATACCCATTTGAAATTGTCGACCACTGTCAA CTGCTGCTCTGGACTGACTCAGGAAGTTGAAAGTAACAAAATGAATGTTGTGATAGAAACCAAAAAAAGGCAGGACGTATTTGAGGAAATCAAACATCGATTTCTAAGCTTTAAAAGGAATACATATAT GAAAAATTTAGAACATTTTCAGCGTCTTTCTGATGCTCAATCTCCAAAG TTTTTGGTGATTTCTTGTGCAGATTCTAGAGTTTGTCCCTCAAACGTTCTGGGTTTCCAACCTGGAGAAGCATTTCTTGTTCGAAATATAGCAAACTTGGTTATACCTTTTGAG AACGGACCGACAGAAACACAAGCTGCACTGCAGTTTTCTGTTAACACACTCGAA GTTGAAAACATTTTTGTCATTGGCCATAGCTGTTGTGGGGGCATTCGTGCACTTATGAGTATGAAAGATGAAAAACCGAG CTGTTTTATCACAAATTGGGTTATCAATGGGAAGAATGCAAAAATAAGGACAAAGGCTTCTGCTTCCACCCTTAACTTTGACCAGCAATGCAAACACTGTGAGAAG GAATCGCTCAACAATTCGTTGCTGAACTTGCTGACATACCCTTGGATTGAAGAAAAGGTGAAGAAAGGAAGTCTCTCCATTCATGGTGGCTACTACGACTTTGTCGATTGTACATTCGAGAAATGGACACTGGATTACGAAGCAAGCAGCTTTAAAGAGGAAACTCGTAGACTGGCTGTAAAAAATCGAGAATTTTGGTCCTAG
- the LOC120089737 gene encoding beta carbonic anhydrase 5, chloroplastic isoform X2, which translates to MEHTHLKLSTTVNCCSGLTQEVESNKMNVVIETKKRQDVFEEIKHRFLSFKRNTYMKNLEHFQRLSDAQSPKFLVISCADSRVCPSNVLGFQPGEAFLVRNIANLVIPFENGPTETQAALQFSVNTLEVENIFVIGHSCCGGIRALMSMKDEKPSCFITNWVINGKNAKIRTKASASTLNFDQQCKHCEKESLNNSLLNLLTYPWIEEKVKKGSLSIHGGYYDFVDCTFEKWTLDYEASSFKEETRRLAVKNREFWS; encoded by the exons atggAGCATACCCATTTGAAATTGTCGACCACTGTCAA CTGCTGCTCTGGACTGACTCAGGAAGTTGAAAGTAACAAAATGAATGTTGTGATAGAAACCAAAAAAAGGCAGGACGTATTTGAGGAAATCAAACATCGATTTCTAAGCTTTAAAAGGAATACATATAT GAAAAATTTAGAACATTTTCAGCGTCTTTCTGATGCTCAATCTCCAAAG TTTTTGGTGATTTCTTGTGCAGATTCTAGAGTTTGTCCCTCAAACGTTCTGGGTTTCCAACCTGGAGAAGCATTTCTTGTTCGAAATATAGCAAACTTGGTTATACCTTTTGAG AACGGACCGACAGAAACACAAGCTGCACTGCAGTTTTCTGTTAACACACTCGAA GTTGAAAACATTTTTGTCATTGGCCATAGCTGTTGTGGGGGCATTCGTGCACTTATGAGTATGAAAGATGAAAAACCGAG CTGTTTTATCACAAATTGGGTTATCAATGGGAAGAATGCAAAAATAAGGACAAAGGCTTCTGCTTCCACCCTTAACTTTGACCAGCAATGCAAACACTGTGAGAAG GAATCGCTCAACAATTCGTTGCTGAACTTGCTGACATACCCTTGGATTGAAGAAAAGGTGAAGAAAGGAAGTCTCTCCATTCATGGTGGCTACTACGACTTTGTCGATTGTACATTCGAGAAATGGACACTGGATTACGAAGCAAGCAGCTTTAAAGAGGAAACTCGTAGACTGGCTGTAAAAAATCGAGAATTTTGGTCCTAG